In Hymenobacter aquaticus, a single window of DNA contains:
- a CDS encoding 4a-hydroxytetrahydrobiopterin dehydratase: MWTEHDNSLTRTFQFADFTAAWAFMTDVAAEAERLDHHPWWANEYGRVEFRLRTHDAGNTVTPRDHRLAAAIDAVAARHGVA, translated from the coding sequence ATGTGGACCGAACACGACAACAGCCTGACCCGCACGTTCCAGTTTGCCGACTTCACGGCGGCCTGGGCCTTTATGACCGACGTGGCCGCCGAGGCCGAGCGGCTGGACCATCATCCGTGGTGGGCCAACGAGTACGGCCGGGTGGAGTTCCGCCTGCGCACCCACGACGCGGGCAATACCGTCACGCCGCGCGACCATCGGCTGGCCGCCGCCATTGATGCCGTGGCCGCGCGGCACGGCGTAGCGTAG
- the rsmI gene encoding 16S rRNA (cytidine(1402)-2'-O)-methyltransferase: MSDPSETPTVLYLVPTPIGNLEDITLRAIRILGEVDVVLAEDTRTSGRLMQHLGLKKPMLSYHLHNEHQTVQRVLDRIEKGEKMALVSDAGTPGISDPGFLLVRECLARGLKVECLPGATAFVPALLKSGFGAERFTFEGFLPVKKGRQTRIRELQPETRTMIFYESPHRIVKTLEQLSEAFGPERLASVSRELTKLFEETVNGTLAELAAEFAGRTSIKGEIVVVVQGNRE; the protein is encoded by the coding sequence ATGTCTGACCCGTCTGAAACGCCTACCGTTCTGTACCTCGTGCCCACGCCCATCGGCAACCTGGAGGATATTACCCTGCGGGCCATCCGCATTCTGGGCGAGGTCGACGTGGTACTGGCCGAGGACACCCGCACCAGCGGCCGGCTGATGCAGCACCTGGGCCTGAAAAAGCCCATGCTCAGCTACCACCTGCACAACGAGCACCAGACCGTGCAGCGGGTGCTGGACCGCATCGAGAAGGGCGAGAAAATGGCCCTGGTATCGGATGCGGGCACGCCCGGAATTTCTGACCCCGGCTTTTTGTTGGTGCGCGAGTGCCTGGCCCGGGGGCTGAAGGTGGAGTGCCTGCCCGGGGCCACGGCCTTCGTGCCGGCGTTGCTTAAGTCCGGGTTTGGGGCCGAGCGGTTCACGTTCGAAGGCTTTCTGCCGGTGAAGAAAGGCCGGCAGACCCGCATCCGGGAGTTGCAGCCCGAAACCCGCACCATGATTTTCTACGAGTCGCCCCACCGCATCGTCAAGACGCTGGAGCAGCTCAGCGAGGCGTTCGGGCCCGAGCGACTGGCTTCCGTGAGCCGGGAGCTGACCAAACTATTTGAAGAAACCGTGAACGGGACGCTGGCCGAGCTGGCCGCCGAGTTTGCGGGTCGTACCTCTATTAAAGGCGAAATCGTTGTTGTCGTACAAGGAAACCGGGAATAG
- the lnt gene encoding apolipoprotein N-acyltransferase yields MLLWIGWPVHPAPLALLLLVAWVPYLRLEQLLVARGSSGWKVFRYSYLTLVLWNAFVTWWVSYATLGGGITAVVCNALMMSAPLMAFYHTKRLLGPRLGYLSLPIYWIAFEQLHLHWDLTWPWLTLGNGFAEATAFVQWYEYTGFLGGSVWIWAVNLLVFLGIWGRSGNVPAARSFRPGLLGAAALAAGLPLLLSWFIGSRWQEEGPALEVVVVQPNVDPYTEKFQGKANFVPYDEQLTRLLRLTEQKLTPNTRLVIWPETALEEYYFEQQIEANPKIVRVRQWLAQHPGVALLTGITSVVMYPNAAAASVTARHRDDMGYYDVFNSGAYFRDAVAPIEFYHKSRLVPGVEKIPPLLTSLIAHIDLGGTVGSYGSQDERTVFAAPAGAPDLRVAPLICYESIYGDFTAEYVQRGATLLGLFTNDAWWHDSPGYRQLLRYGALRCIETRRDLARSANTGFTGFINQKGELFQRETAWVPAASRGVVHLNTEQTFYVRHGELIGPAAQVLAVLLLIGLLVMALNRRFGTKPVEAQESVARPA; encoded by the coding sequence GTGTTGTTGTGGATTGGCTGGCCGGTGCATCCGGCCCCGCTGGCCTTGCTGCTGCTGGTGGCCTGGGTGCCCTACCTGCGCCTGGAGCAGCTGCTGGTGGCGCGGGGGAGTAGCGGCTGGAAGGTGTTTCGCTACAGCTACCTCACGCTGGTGCTCTGGAACGCCTTCGTGACGTGGTGGGTCAGCTACGCCACGCTGGGCGGGGGCATCACGGCCGTCGTCTGCAACGCCCTGATGATGAGCGCGCCGCTGATGGCCTTTTACCACACCAAGCGCCTGCTGGGGCCCCGGCTGGGCTACCTGTCGCTGCCCATCTACTGGATTGCCTTCGAGCAGCTGCACCTGCACTGGGACCTCACCTGGCCCTGGCTGACGCTGGGCAACGGCTTTGCCGAGGCCACGGCCTTCGTGCAGTGGTACGAGTACACCGGCTTCCTGGGCGGCTCCGTCTGGATTTGGGCCGTGAACCTGCTGGTGTTTCTGGGTATCTGGGGCCGGTCGGGCAACGTGCCCGCCGCCCGGTCTTTCCGGCCCGGTCTGCTGGGCGCGGCGGCGCTGGCCGCGGGGCTGCCGCTGCTGCTGTCGTGGTTTATCGGGAGCCGCTGGCAGGAAGAAGGCCCGGCCCTGGAAGTGGTGGTGGTGCAGCCCAACGTGGACCCCTACACTGAGAAGTTTCAGGGCAAGGCCAACTTCGTGCCCTACGACGAGCAGCTGACCCGCCTGCTGCGCCTCACCGAGCAGAAGCTCACGCCCAACACTAGGCTGGTTATCTGGCCCGAAACGGCGCTGGAAGAATATTACTTTGAGCAGCAGATTGAAGCCAACCCCAAGATCGTACGGGTGCGGCAGTGGCTGGCGCAGCACCCTGGCGTGGCCTTGCTCACGGGCATTACTAGCGTGGTGATGTACCCCAACGCGGCGGCGGCCAGCGTCACAGCCCGGCACCGCGACGACATGGGCTACTACGACGTGTTCAACAGCGGGGCCTACTTCCGCGACGCGGTGGCCCCCATCGAGTTTTACCATAAGTCGCGCCTGGTGCCGGGCGTGGAGAAGATTCCGCCCCTGCTCACCTCCCTCATTGCCCACATCGACCTGGGCGGCACCGTGGGCAGCTACGGCAGCCAGGATGAGCGCACCGTGTTTGCCGCTCCCGCCGGCGCCCCCGACCTGCGCGTGGCCCCGCTGATCTGCTACGAGTCGATTTACGGCGACTTCACGGCCGAATACGTGCAGCGCGGCGCTACGCTGCTGGGCTTGTTTACCAACGACGCTTGGTGGCACGATTCGCCCGGCTACCGGCAGCTGCTGCGCTACGGCGCCCTGCGCTGCATCGAAACCCGCCGCGACCTGGCCCGCTCCGCCAACACGGGCTTCACCGGCTTTATCAACCAGAAGGGTGAGCTGTTTCAGCGCGAAACCGCCTGGGTGCCGGCCGCCAGCCGGGGCGTGGTGCACCTCAATACCGAGCAGACGTTCTACGTGCGGCACGGCGAGCTGATCGGGCCGGCCGCGCAGGTACTGGCCGTCTTGCTGCTCATCGGCCTGCTGGTAATGGCGCTGAACCGGCGGTTTGGCACCAAGCCGGTGGAGGCTCAGGAGTCGGTGGCCCGGCCGGCGTAG